In Candidatus Defluviilinea proxima, a single genomic region encodes these proteins:
- the rplQ gene encoding 50S ribosomal protein L17: protein MRHQISGYRLGRSTGARVALRRNLIKQFFTHERITTTRAKADAIRGDAERLITLARNSAQASDAEKVHARRQAVSKLGDNQVIKRLFDEIAPRYANRPGGYTRMLKLGPRMGDSAEMVILELVEE from the coding sequence ATGCGACATCAAATTTCTGGTTATAGACTTGGGCGCAGTACAGGTGCAAGAGTTGCACTGCGTCGCAATCTGATAAAACAATTTTTTACCCACGAGCGTATTACAACCACGCGCGCCAAAGCCGATGCAATTCGCGGTGATGCCGAGCGTTTGATCACATTGGCACGCAACAGTGCGCAAGCCAGTGACGCTGAAAAGGTGCATGCCCGCCGTCAGGCTGTTTCCAAACTTGGAGACAATCAGGTGATCAAGCGCCTCTTTGACGAAATTGCGCCTCGTTATGCCAATCGTCCCGGCGGTTACACCCGCATGTTGAAGCTTGGTCCCCGCATGGGTGACTCGGCCGAAATGGTCATCCTGGAATTGGTTGAAGAATAG
- the rpmJ gene encoding 50S ribosomal protein L36, with product MKVSPSIRKRCAKCRIVRRKGRVFIICENPKHKQRQG from the coding sequence ATGAAAGTTTCACCGTCAATACGGAAACGCTGCGCCAAATGCAGAATTGTAAGGCGCAAAGGCAGAGTTTTTATCATCTGCGAAAATCCAAAACATAAACAGCGACAGGGATAG
- the rpsI gene encoding 30S ribosomal protein S9: protein MAQYYEAVGRRKESTARVRVMTGSGKVTVNEKDGAAYFTRLGDLNDILRAFTAVGEDAGKYDITVKVMGGGVTGQTEAVRLGLSRALLLVNNTWTSALRKQGLLTRDAREKERKKPGLKKARKAPTYTKR from the coding sequence ATGGCACAATATTATGAAGCTGTAGGCCGTCGCAAGGAAAGCACCGCGCGTGTGCGTGTGATGACCGGTTCGGGCAAGGTTACTGTTAACGAGAAGGACGGCGCCGCCTACTTCACCCGTCTCGGCGACCTGAACGACATTCTGCGTGCATTCACCGCTGTTGGCGAAGACGCCGGGAAATACGATATCACCGTCAAAGTAATGGGTGGTGGTGTTACCGGGCAGACCGAAGCCGTGCGTTTGGGACTTTCCCGCGCGCTCCTTTTGGTCAACAACACATGGACTTCTGCACTCCGCAAGCAGGGCTTGCTCACCCGCGATGCCCGCGAAAAGGAACGCAAGAAGCCAGGCCTTAAGAAAGCCCGCAAGGCCCCGACCTACACCAAGCGTTAA
- the secY gene encoding preprotein translocase subunit SecY, whose product MPEKKQSAWRYLWYSQDIRSKLLITLGILILFRLAANVPAPGVDREALQIFLSGSGSGGLLGFLNLLSGGTISNFSVLSMGVYPYITAQIILQLLIPIIPALQKRMEEDQREGRRWMEKWTYYLAVPMAALSAIGQINTFNALASQQIGRVVLPFGFTSDLWLTSTTTLVVMTAGTMFAIWLGELISEYGIRGQGLSLVIFAGIVSQIPRNIISLWSDEINRWPLMIAMIVVMLLTILAVVYVQQGRRNVPIIYPQKSAVFYAMQRGKSVRMPQPTLPLMVNLAGMIPLIFASALLQFPAIVAGFFVRSETVWVQTFAASVQSFFNRSGASSWGYWTLYFFMVVAFTYFYTTVLFEQQNYGDNLKRSGAQIPGVHTGVATQKYLSRIQARITLPGALLLGVVAIMPFLLQLVLPAAASSAGLFLVSSSGLLIVVGVVRDTFMNIEAELKLHGYQEKLLVS is encoded by the coding sequence ATGCCTGAAAAGAAACAATCTGCCTGGCGCTATCTTTGGTACTCGCAGGACATTCGTTCAAAATTGCTCATTACATTGGGCATTTTGATACTTTTCCGTCTGGCTGCAAATGTGCCTGCGCCTGGTGTTGATCGTGAAGCTCTGCAAATCTTTTTAAGTGGCTCTGGCTCAGGAGGTTTGTTAGGCTTTTTGAACCTTCTTTCCGGTGGCACTATCTCGAATTTCTCCGTCTTGTCCATGGGTGTGTATCCCTATATCACTGCCCAGATCATCCTTCAGTTATTGATCCCAATCATCCCAGCTCTCCAAAAGAGGATGGAAGAAGATCAACGCGAGGGGCGCCGTTGGATGGAAAAATGGACATATTATTTGGCTGTCCCCATGGCTGCACTTTCTGCCATCGGTCAAATTAATACTTTTAATGCCCTTGCCAGTCAGCAGATCGGACGAGTTGTTCTTCCGTTCGGTTTTACATCAGACTTGTGGTTAACTTCCACCACAACTTTGGTCGTTATGACTGCCGGTACCATGTTTGCAATCTGGTTGGGTGAATTGATCTCTGAATATGGTATTCGTGGTCAAGGCCTTTCCCTTGTGATCTTTGCTGGCATCGTTTCACAAATTCCTCGAAACATCATCTCTTTGTGGAGCGACGAAATTAATCGTTGGCCTTTGATGATCGCCATGATCGTTGTCATGTTGTTGACGATCTTAGCAGTCGTATATGTTCAGCAGGGACGCAGAAATGTCCCGATTATATATCCGCAAAAAAGTGCTGTGTTCTATGCCATGCAACGCGGTAAAAGCGTCCGCATGCCACAACCTACACTGCCTCTTATGGTTAACTTGGCAGGGATGATCCCTCTGATTTTTGCCAGTGCTCTTTTGCAGTTCCCTGCGATCGTAGCTGGCTTTTTTGTCCGCTCCGAAACAGTATGGGTACAGACTTTTGCCGCCAGTGTTCAGTCGTTTTTCAATAGAAGCGGTGCAAGCTCCTGGGGCTATTGGACACTCTACTTTTTCATGGTTGTAGCATTTACCTACTTCTATACGACAGTCTTGTTTGAACAACAAAACTATGGTGATAACTTGAAGCGCTCTGGTGCCCAGATCCCAGGTGTTCATACCGGTGTCGCCACACAGAAGTATCTAAGTCGCATTCAAGCGCGTATTACATTGCCAGGTGCCTTGTTACTTGGAGTGGTGGCGATCATGCCGTTCCTTCTTCAGCTGGTCTTGCCTGCTGCGGCTTCAAGCGCTGGTTTATTCCTTGTGTCGTCCTCGGGCTTGCTCATTGTGGTTGGCGTCGTTCGTGATACTTTCATGAACATCGAAGCAGAACTTAAGCTACACGGGTATCAAGAAAAGCTGCTTGTTAGCTAA
- the truA gene encoding tRNA pseudouridine(38-40) synthase TruA, with protein sequence MARYKLTLAYDGASFSGSQRQAKSRTVQGELETALQNLGWTGRSILISGRTDTGVHATGQVASVDLNWSGTDDALVRALNSLLPADVSVWSASVVDETFHPRFDAISRTYRYRLFCQPLRDPIRERFAWRVWPSISGEALAVAAKQFIGTHDFHAFGSPTTPKGTTVRTIMTAKWIQATADEWHFEVQGDAFLYRMVRRMVFIQAVVAQGKLPAEAIARSLAKQAAAGKRSVLPSGLAPAAGLTLVNVEYKD encoded by the coding sequence ATGGCACGTTACAAATTGACTCTTGCCTACGACGGCGCCAGCTTCTCCGGAAGCCAGCGGCAGGCAAAAAGCAGAACGGTGCAAGGCGAGCTTGAAACAGCCTTGCAAAACCTTGGGTGGACTGGACGCTCGATACTCATCTCGGGACGGACGGACACAGGCGTTCATGCTACAGGGCAGGTTGCTTCGGTTGACCTGAACTGGTCTGGCACGGATGATGCTCTCGTTCGTGCGTTGAACTCTCTGTTGCCTGCCGATGTATCTGTGTGGTCTGCATCTGTAGTGGATGAAACATTTCACCCGCGGTTCGATGCAATATCACGAACTTACCGATACAGACTGTTCTGCCAACCGCTAAGAGACCCGATCCGCGAGCGATTTGCCTGGCGGGTTTGGCCCTCGATCAGCGGTGAAGCTCTGGCGGTTGCCGCGAAGCAGTTCATTGGGACGCACGATTTTCATGCCTTCGGTTCCCCGACCACTCCCAAAGGCACGACCGTGCGGACCATCATGACAGCCAAGTGGATACAAGCCACCGCCGACGAATGGCATTTTGAAGTACAGGGAGATGCCTTCCTTTACCGCATGGTTCGCAGAATGGTGTTTATCCAGGCTGTGGTTGCGCAGGGAAAGCTCCCAGCGGAGGCCATTGCCCGCTCTTTAGCGAAGCAGGCCGCGGCTGGCAAGCGAAGCGTACTTCCGTCTGGTCTGGCTCCTGCGGCCGGGCTGACGCTGGTCAATGTTGAATATAAAGATTAA
- the rplM gene encoding 50S ribosomal protein L13: MYKSYYPKASEIERKWVLVDANGQNLGRLAARIAHVLLGKHKPTFTPGVEMGDNVVVINCERVTVTGTKTSTKMETKMYYKHSNYPGGLKSISLRDQLQQHPDRVLREAVWGMLPHNRMGRSVLKRLKVYAGPVHPHTTNNPEPMA; the protein is encoded by the coding sequence GTGTACAAGTCGTACTATCCGAAAGCTAGTGAGATCGAACGTAAATGGGTTTTGGTGGATGCCAATGGCCAGAACCTCGGACGCCTTGCGGCACGCATTGCGCATGTTTTGCTCGGCAAACACAAACCAACCTTCACGCCCGGCGTGGAGATGGGCGATAACGTGGTTGTGATCAACTGCGAGCGCGTAACGGTGACCGGCACGAAGACCAGCACCAAGATGGAAACCAAGATGTATTACAAGCACTCGAACTACCCGGGTGGCTTGAAATCCATTTCATTGCGTGACCAGTTGCAACAGCACCCCGATCGTGTTTTGCGCGAAGCTGTGTGGGGCATGTTGCCGCACAACCGCATGGGACGCTCCGTGCTCAAGCGCTTGAAGGTCTATGCAGGCCCCGTCCATCCGCATACCACAAATAATCCCGAGCCAATGGCGTAG
- the mazG gene encoding nucleoside triphosphate pyrophosphohydrolase, whose product MDFSLVTSTFETLRITPPSKLTLLEARTLASAHVPPYPPDMPVLFTDIDSSELALQLKTVLLTTYPKEHLVQWVSDGKIKEERVDEISGTGIFARACLYVPALGEGTSFESFAEIVAHLRAPDGCPWDKEQTHESLRKHLLEESYEAISAIDSGDFADMREEFGDMLLQVVLQSQIANDEGQFNVNQVVHGIHSKIVRRHPHVFGELKLDGVDGVLANWEKLKETERKDKGQKEKGLLDGVPLALPALSQAQEYQDRAARVGFDWPEIDGVLDKVKEEIEEIKKAESDFELASEIGDLFFVLVNLARWKNVDAESALRGTNMKFKKRFGYVEQGAKKQGRNLSDLTLEEMDVFWNEAKKKGE is encoded by the coding sequence ATGGACTTTTCCCTCGTCACTTCTACATTTGAGACGCTTCGCATCACTCCGCCCTCGAAGTTGACCCTGCTCGAAGCGCGGACTCTTGCCTCTGCACATGTTCCGCCTTATCCGCCCGATATGCCGGTGTTGTTTACTGATATTGATTCCAGCGAACTGGCTTTGCAATTGAAGACCGTTCTGTTGACAACCTACCCGAAAGAGCATTTGGTGCAGTGGGTGAGTGATGGGAAGATAAAAGAAGAACGGGTGGACGAGATCAGTGGAACGGGTATTTTTGCAAGAGCATGTTTGTACGTGCCCGCCCTCGGCGAAGGGACCTCCTTCGAATCGTTCGCGGAGATCGTTGCCCATTTGCGCGCACCGGATGGTTGCCCGTGGGATAAAGAGCAGACCCACGAATCGTTGCGCAAGCATCTTCTTGAAGAATCCTATGAAGCCATCTCCGCCATTGACTCGGGAGACTTCGCCGATATGCGCGAGGAATTCGGTGATATGTTGTTGCAGGTCGTGTTACAGTCACAGATCGCCAATGATGAGGGACAGTTCAACGTCAATCAGGTGGTGCATGGAATCCATTCGAAGATCGTGCGGAGGCATCCGCATGTTTTCGGCGAATTGAAATTGGATGGCGTGGACGGTGTGCTGGCGAATTGGGAAAAATTGAAGGAAACTGAACGCAAGGACAAAGGCCAAAAGGAAAAGGGACTGCTCGACGGTGTGCCTCTTGCCTTGCCCGCCTTGAGTCAGGCGCAGGAATATCAAGACCGCGCCGCGCGTGTTGGCTTTGACTGGCCTGAAATAGACGGCGTATTGGACAAGGTGAAGGAAGAGATCGAAGAGATCAAGAAAGCCGAGTCAGATTTTGAACTCGCATCCGAGATCGGTGACTTGTTCTTCGTGCTGGTCAATCTGGCGCGCTGGAAGAACGTGGACGCCGAGTCCGCGTTGCGGGGGACGAATATGAAGTTCAAGAAACGTTTTGGGTATGTAGAGCAGGGCGCAAAGAAACAGGGACGAAATTTATCAGACTTGACACTGGAAGAGATGGACGTGTTTTGGAACGAGGCGAAGAAGAAAGGGGAGTGA
- the rplO gene encoding 50S ribosomal protein L15, whose protein sequence is MKLHDLVPNPGSKKNRKRVGRGISAGQGKTAGRGTKGEGARSGQGGSLYRQGGNLPFYRRLPFMRGQGFTPLNRVEYNEVNLDQLTEAFKANAEVSPETLADAHLLRDLRNPVVILGRGEVKVALKVRAHRVTAGAKTKIEKAGGSIELIG, encoded by the coding sequence ATGAAATTACATGATCTCGTGCCCAATCCGGGCTCCAAAAAGAATCGAAAACGCGTAGGACGTGGTATCTCTGCTGGTCAAGGTAAGACCGCAGGCCGTGGTACAAAAGGTGAGGGAGCGCGCTCCGGTCAAGGCGGAAGCCTTTATCGTCAGGGCGGTAACCTTCCTTTTTATCGTCGCCTTCCGTTCATGCGTGGTCAGGGTTTTACCCCTCTGAACCGGGTTGAATACAATGAAGTTAACCTGGATCAGTTGACCGAGGCCTTTAAGGCTAATGCTGAAGTCTCACCTGAGACACTTGCCGATGCTCACTTGCTTCGCGACTTGAGAAACCCTGTGGTTATCCTTGGTCGTGGTGAAGTGAAAGTCGCTCTCAAAGTGCGTGCCCATCGCGTTACTGCCGGTGCCAAGACCAAGATCGAGAAGGCTGGCGGCAGTATTGAGTTGATCGGCTAA
- a CDS encoding toll/interleukin-1 receptor domain-containing protein: MATVWITYAWDDNKDSDVDFIAQELKQAGLVVKLDRWNIAAGKRLWQQIEDFICNPNQSNAWILYATQNSLGSEACKEEYSYALDRALRQRGSTFPIIGLFPSTVDNTLIPAGLRTRLYVSITDPDWKERIKSSAEGRTPSFTSPVIQPYTIGVHKVDSRFVIEVRPRAGTWSPFIAAIPNTEKERVNPNILHGPRGRIPHGGMLSMSGSGVSNDGAWYFHFAQNEATPTQSYFIFCNELPSKLVFGVMDGQPQYMIDGFEVK, translated from the coding sequence ATGGCAACAGTATGGATTACCTACGCTTGGGATGACAATAAAGACTCTGACGTGGATTTCATTGCCCAAGAGCTTAAGCAAGCTGGCTTAGTAGTCAAATTAGATAGGTGGAATATTGCAGCAGGTAAACGTTTATGGCAACAAATCGAGGATTTTATTTGTAACCCTAACCAGTCAAATGCTTGGATTCTTTATGCGACCCAGAATAGTCTTGGAAGTGAAGCATGTAAAGAAGAATATTCTTATGCGCTTGATCGCGCCCTACGCCAACGTGGATCAACTTTTCCAATTATTGGTCTTTTCCCTTCAACAGTCGATAATACTCTTATACCAGCAGGTCTTCGGACAAGGCTGTATGTGAGTATTACAGACCCAGATTGGAAAGAACGAATTAAGTCTTCTGCTGAAGGTCGTACCCCAAGTTTCACTTCGCCTGTTATACAACCTTATACAATTGGTGTTCATAAGGTTGATTCACGTTTTGTTATAGAGGTCCGACCAAGAGCAGGTACTTGGTCACCCTTTATCGCTGCCATACCAAATACTGAAAAAGAGCGTGTAAATCCAAACATCCTTCATGGTCCCCGTGGACGGATTCCGCATGGAGGTATGCTATCCATGTCAGGATCAGGTGTAAGTAATGATGGTGCATGGTATTTTCACTTTGCACAAAACGAGGCGACGCCAACTCAGAGCTACTTCATTTTTTGCAATGAACTTCCGTCCAAGTTGGTTTTCGGTGTAATGGATGGTCAGCCACAATATATGATTGACGGTTTTGAAGTCAAATGA
- the rpmD gene encoding 50S ribosomal protein L30, with amino-acid sequence MPKNQDSNKTLRVTLVRSPIGYTKDQRATAKALGLRRLNQTVEHKDTPALRGMIRKIVHLLQIEE; translated from the coding sequence ATGCCTAAGAATCAAGATAGCAATAAGACCTTGCGTGTGACGCTTGTCCGTAGTCCGATCGGTTATACAAAAGACCAAAGGGCTACAGCAAAGGCGCTTGGGTTACGTCGTTTAAATCAGACAGTCGAACATAAGGATACCCCGGCTTTGCGCGGGATGATCCGCAAGATTGTTCATTTGCTTCAGATCGAAGAGTAG
- the rpsM gene encoding 30S ribosomal protein S13, producing MARIEGVDLPRNKRVEVGLTYLYGIGPTRAREILSNTKVSPDTRVKDLSEAEVSAIREYISKHYAVEGDLRREVQMSIKRLIEIGSYRGLRHRRNLPARGQRTKTNSRTRKGVKKTVAGRGRRRGAKK from the coding sequence ATGGCGAGAATTGAAGGTGTTGATCTGCCCCGTAATAAACGGGTGGAAGTTGGTCTGACCTACCTTTATGGTATAGGCCCTACGCGTGCGCGCGAAATTCTGTCCAATACGAAGGTTAGCCCGGATACACGGGTGAAGGATCTTTCTGAGGCCGAAGTATCTGCGATCCGCGAATATATCAGCAAGCATTACGCAGTGGAAGGCGATCTGCGACGCGAAGTCCAGATGAGCATTAAACGTCTCATTGAAATCGGTTCTTACCGTGGTTTGCGCCACCGCCGCAATTTACCGGCCCGTGGCCAGCGCACCAAGACGAATTCACGCACACGAAAAGGTGTCAAGAAGACCGTTGCCGGTCGCGGACGCCGTCGTGGTGCCAAGAAATAA
- a CDS encoding DNA-directed RNA polymerase subunit alpha, translating into MVMPKIEREAEARNYGKFIISPLERGYGVTLGNALRRVLLSSLEGAAVTSIRIADVLHEFSEIPGVREDVIQVTLQVKQLRLKLDGVDSTRMHLEVRGEGTVTAADIITSAEVEIVNPELYLFTVDNPKTKLDLEFTVERGRGYSPANERSGHMPIGELPIDAIYSPVKRVNWEVTSARVGQSTNYDKLILEIWTDGTVSPERSLSTAAKIVIDHLRYIAGVSEETLTIAVEKEVGASRITSELADTPVEALDLSVRVFNSLKRTGITTVGDVLELLEKGETAVMSIRNFGEKSLDELRQKMQEKGYMKSDSNSAE; encoded by the coding sequence ATGGTTATGCCGAAGATCGAGCGTGAAGCAGAAGCTCGAAACTACGGCAAATTCATTATCAGCCCGCTCGAACGCGGGTATGGCGTAACTCTTGGCAATGCGTTGCGCCGCGTTCTGCTCTCTTCGTTGGAAGGCGCGGCCGTGACATCCATCCGTATTGCGGATGTGTTGCACGAGTTCAGCGAAATTCCTGGTGTACGCGAAGATGTCATCCAGGTGACATTGCAGGTTAAACAATTGCGCCTCAAGTTGGATGGTGTGGATAGCACACGCATGCATCTGGAAGTGCGCGGTGAAGGGACGGTCACTGCGGCGGATATCATCACATCTGCCGAGGTGGAGATCGTCAACCCGGAGTTGTACCTCTTTACAGTGGACAACCCCAAAACAAAACTTGATCTTGAGTTCACAGTGGAACGTGGCCGTGGATATTCGCCTGCAAACGAGCGAAGTGGCCATATGCCCATCGGTGAATTGCCGATCGATGCCATTTATAGCCCGGTCAAACGCGTGAATTGGGAAGTAACATCCGCCCGCGTAGGACAGAGCACGAACTACGACAAACTCATTCTTGAGATCTGGACCGATGGTACAGTTTCGCCGGAACGCTCCTTGAGCACGGCGGCCAAGATCGTCATTGACCACTTGCGCTACATTGCCGGTGTCAGTGAAGAGACCCTGACCATTGCGGTCGAAAAAGAAGTTGGCGCCAGCCGCATCACCAGCGAACTGGCTGATACACCCGTCGAAGCGCTTGACCTTTCGGTGCGTGTGTTCAATTCCCTCAAACGAACGGGAATTACAACAGTTGGTGATGTGCTCGAACTTCTTGAGAAGGGCGAGACAGCGGTAATGTCCATCCGCAACTTTGGCGAAAAGAGCCTCGATGAGCTCCGTCAGAAGATGCAGGAAAAGGGCTACATGAAGAGCGATTCGAATTCTGCGGAGTAA
- the rpsD gene encoding 30S ribosomal protein S4: protein MSKNISPVCKLCRREGEKLYLKGERCYTPKCSFERRSYAPGQHGRTGNRGGGSRTGRESDYLRQLRAKQRARRVYGVLERQFRRYYEVALQRRGLTGLNLLQILESRLDNVVYRLGYASSRAQARLMVTHGHFTVNDRRTDVPSMLLHEGDVVAVREGSRALEYFKGLGDLANARTSPGWLSRDTAQLSGNIQRLPERTEIDGSLNEQLIVEYYSR from the coding sequence ATGTCGAAGAATATTAGTCCGGTTTGTAAACTCTGCCGGCGCGAAGGCGAAAAACTCTATCTCAAGGGTGAACGATGCTACACACCCAAGTGCTCATTTGAACGGAGAAGTTATGCTCCGGGTCAGCACGGACGCACAGGCAATCGTGGCGGCGGAAGCCGCACTGGACGCGAGTCCGATTATCTGCGCCAGTTGCGCGCCAAACAGCGTGCTCGCCGTGTATATGGAGTTTTAGAGCGCCAGTTCCGCCGTTATTATGAAGTTGCGCTTCAGCGCCGTGGTCTGACAGGTTTGAACCTGTTACAGATCCTCGAATCCCGTCTGGATAATGTGGTCTACCGCCTCGGATATGCATCCAGCCGCGCACAGGCCCGTTTGATGGTCACTCACGGTCACTTTACCGTCAATGATCGCCGCACGGATGTGCCCTCCATGCTGTTGCATGAAGGTGATGTTGTGGCTGTTCGTGAAGGTTCCCGCGCACTTGAATATTTCAAGGGCCTTGGTGATCTGGCGAATGCCCGCACATCTCCTGGTTGGTTGAGCCGCGATACAGCGCAGTTGTCAGGAAACATTCAACGTCTTCCTGAACGCACTGAAATTGACGGCAGCCTGAACGAGCAGTTGATCGTTGAATATTACTCTCGTTAG
- the rpsK gene encoding 30S ribosomal protein S11 — protein MAQSVRSTRRATGAKKSKRVLSSGQVHIFASFNNTIVTVTDTEGNTVAWGSAGSAGFKGSRKSTPFAARLAAEQAIKAAQQLGIQEVDLFVKGPGPGRENAIRAVQAMGLKVRSIADITPVPHNGCRPPKKRRV, from the coding sequence ATGGCTCAAAGTGTACGTTCCACGCGCCGCGCTACAGGCGCAAAGAAGAGCAAACGTGTATTGTCCTCCGGACAAGTACATATTTTTGCATCTTTCAACAATACGATCGTTACGGTGACCGATACCGAAGGCAACACTGTTGCCTGGGGTAGCGCTGGTTCAGCCGGTTTTAAAGGTTCACGCAAGAGCACTCCTTTTGCGGCACGTCTTGCCGCCGAACAGGCCATCAAGGCTGCCCAGCAATTGGGCATCCAGGAAGTGGACTTGTTTGTCAAAGGTCCCGGCCCTGGCCGTGAAAATGCCATCCGTGCCGTACAGGCAATGGGTTTGAAAGTTCGCTCCATTGCTGATATTACGCCGGTTCCACACAACGGTTGCCGCCCGCCCAAAAAGCGACGCGTGTAA
- the map gene encoding type I methionyl aminopeptidase, producing the protein MSWSRQIHLKSPAELQVMREAGRINATVLATVKALLKPGVSTADLNAAAEEVLKKHGCISPFKGYGHPPFPASITVSINQELVHGIPSKSRKLKDGDIVSVDCGTVFDGFVGDSAFTAGVGEISPEAQALLDITEGALHAAIEKMRVGNRTGDVSAAVQKYVESRNYYVTREYTGHGVGRQMHEGPQVPNYGRAGTGMPLKPGMTIAIEPMVLVGTAETRVLSDQWTVVSADGSLTAHFEHSVAVTEGEPLLLTVP; encoded by the coding sequence ATGAGTTGGTCACGCCAGATCCATTTAAAAAGCCCTGCGGAATTGCAGGTAATGCGCGAAGCAGGGCGCATCAACGCAACTGTACTGGCAACAGTCAAAGCACTTTTAAAACCGGGTGTTTCCACTGCCGACCTCAACGCGGCTGCTGAGGAAGTGCTAAAGAAACACGGATGTATATCGCCCTTTAAAGGGTATGGGCACCCGCCTTTTCCGGCGTCCATTACGGTGAGTATCAATCAGGAACTTGTCCACGGCATACCTTCCAAGAGCCGTAAACTGAAAGACGGTGACATTGTTTCGGTTGATTGCGGCACTGTGTTCGATGGTTTTGTCGGAGATTCGGCTTTTACAGCCGGAGTAGGGGAGATTTCTCCCGAAGCACAAGCCCTGCTCGATATTACGGAAGGTGCGCTCCACGCCGCTATTGAAAAAATGCGGGTTGGAAATCGCACTGGTGACGTATCTGCGGCGGTACAAAAATATGTGGAGAGTCGAAATTATTATGTGACACGCGAGTACACCGGTCATGGTGTTGGGCGTCAAATGCACGAAGGCCCACAAGTACCCAACTATGGCAGGGCAGGGACGGGCATGCCTCTCAAGCCTGGCATGACGATTGCCATAGAGCCCATGGTGCTTGTTGGGACTGCAGAGACCCGCGTCTTATCTGACCAGTGGACTGTAGTATCGGCTGATGGATCATTGACGGCACATTTTGAGCATTCTGTTGCTGTCACCGAAGGAGAACCTCTTCTCCTGACTGTCCCATAA
- a CDS encoding adenylate kinase has protein sequence MAKILVLLGPPGVGKGTQAEILSERTGLVHISSGELFRENIKNQTELGKLAQTFISKGELVPDDVTIAMIRDRLSRPDVEIGAILDGFPRTPTQADALEVMLEEFKGQVDAVPFINSAEDVLVERLSERWTCRSNGHTFNQKFNPPKKAGVCDFDGSELYQRDDDKADTVKHRIQVYLEQTSPLIAYYRERGKLVEIDGMQTIDQVARSLVSALKM, from the coding sequence ATGGCAAAAATTCTTGTCCTTCTTGGACCTCCGGGTGTCGGTAAGGGGACCCAGGCAGAAATCCTTTCAGAACGGACTGGTCTGGTGCATATTTCATCGGGCGAGTTGTTTCGAGAGAACATTAAAAACCAAACAGAGTTGGGAAAACTTGCCCAGACATTTATTAGTAAAGGCGAGTTGGTACCTGATGACGTCACGATTGCTATGATACGTGATCGCCTCAGTCGTCCGGACGTTGAAATTGGTGCAATCCTCGACGGTTTTCCTCGCACTCCGACTCAGGCCGATGCTCTTGAAGTCATGCTTGAGGAATTCAAGGGGCAGGTTGACGCAGTCCCGTTCATTAACAGTGCAGAAGATGTACTTGTAGAACGTTTGAGTGAACGATGGACTTGCCGTTCAAATGGACATACCTTCAATCAGAAGTTCAATCCGCCTAAAAAAGCTGGTGTATGCGATTTTGACGGCTCGGAACTTTATCAACGCGATGATGATAAAGCGGATACGGTGAAGCACCGAATTCAAGTTTACTTGGAACAGACTTCTCCTTTGATCGCTTATTATCGTGAACGTGGCAAATTAGTTGAAATAGATGGTATGCAAACCATCGATCAAGTGGCACGCTCACTTGTATCTGCATTGAAGATGTAA